The Virgibacillus phasianinus genome includes a window with the following:
- a CDS encoding 5'-methylthioadenosine/S-adenosylhomocysteine nucleosidase, with product MKAIFQQTKEQRKRLFNNYALLAFITVLFLLLVVGCSSSSQSETETAQESSKQPIMVQGPMPIEAEKFAERLKDVEKEKSGTFVFYKGTVNGYPVIVAKTGKGMENTAAATAVAIEKYDPIAIINQGTSGGHDPDLHVFDIVLGKRTVNIGSLKTEQRGENEGIDATEWKPMDLMASEGSAGEDPDAENIRYYKGDKDLLQAANAVKDKYKKGKVVEGTIGSADVWNNEVDRIKWFHEKYGTSVEEMEGAAAAQIAKAYDVPFLGIRILSNNKVNGDEYNPDTAAANQEYVYEVVEKYISTLPSE from the coding sequence ATGAAAGCAATATTTCAACAAACAAAGGAACAAAGAAAAAGACTGTTCAACAACTACGCTTTATTAGCATTTATTACCGTACTTTTTTTATTGCTAGTTGTAGGATGCAGTTCTTCTTCACAGTCTGAAACTGAAACTGCACAGGAAAGTTCCAAGCAGCCAATTATGGTCCAGGGCCCGATGCCAATAGAGGCAGAAAAGTTCGCAGAGAGGCTGAAAGATGTTGAAAAAGAAAAATCAGGTACTTTTGTTTTTTATAAAGGTACGGTGAACGGCTATCCTGTGATAGTCGCCAAAACAGGAAAGGGAATGGAAAATACGGCAGCCGCTACAGCGGTGGCGATTGAAAAATATGATCCCATTGCAATCATCAATCAAGGAACCTCAGGCGGTCATGATCCTGATTTACATGTATTCGATATTGTCTTAGGAAAAAGAACTGTCAATATCGGTTCATTAAAAACAGAGCAACGTGGTGAGAACGAGGGAATCGATGCAACTGAATGGAAGCCTATGGATTTAATGGCCTCTGAAGGAAGTGCAGGAGAAGATCCTGATGCAGAGAATATTCGTTATTACAAAGGAGATAAGGATTTACTCCAAGCTGCAAACGCGGTAAAAGATAAATATAAAAAGGGTAAGGTTGTTGAAGGAACAATAGGTTCTGCTGATGTGTGGAATAATGAGGTTGATCGAATTAAATGGTTTCATGAAAAGTATGGTACTTCCGTAGAAGAAATGGAAGGTGCTGCTGCGGCACAAATTGCCAAGGCATATGATGTACCGTTCCTTGGAATAAGAATCCTGTCTAATAATAAAGTTAACGGTGATGAATACAACCCAGATACTGCAGCGGCAAACCAGGAATATGTGTATGAAGTAGTTGAAAAATATATTTCTACACTGCCAAGTGAATAA
- a CDS encoding DUF3231 family protein has protein sequence MNEKKIQLTSAEIASLWTTYMNDSMAKCVLGFMLKDIKDQEIKTIVQSAYNISIGHLEQLTAIFKKENFAIPTGFTDEDVNMNAPWLFSDIFCLTYVNHMAKVGMLAYSGFVSMSVRQDIRNDFIQYLTETATLYDQSTEVALTKGVNARPPYIEVPAETDYVDSKKYMSGLNPFSDKRPLNAVEISYLYMNVMTNSVGSKLCIAFAQTSPIKDVQEFMLRGKQISQKHIQIFVSKLLKDDIQTPQAPDVSVSNSTTKTFSDKLMMFHMSLISASGIGNYSTASSASQRSDLAINYERLSLEVARLAKSGADIMIKHNWLEQPPGVKDREKLAKSEEKG, from the coding sequence GTGAATGAAAAGAAAATTCAACTGACATCTGCCGAAATTGCTTCACTTTGGACTACATATATGAATGATAGTATGGCCAAATGTGTATTAGGCTTCATGTTAAAGGATATCAAGGACCAGGAAATAAAAACTATTGTTCAGTCTGCTTACAATATTTCAATTGGGCATTTGGAACAATTAACAGCCATTTTCAAGAAGGAAAACTTCGCCATTCCAACTGGATTTACAGACGAGGACGTAAATATGAATGCCCCATGGCTTTTCTCCGATATCTTTTGTTTAACGTACGTGAACCATATGGCGAAAGTCGGAATGCTAGCCTACAGCGGATTTGTTTCCATGAGCGTTCGCCAGGATATACGAAACGATTTCATCCAATACTTAACAGAAACAGCTACGCTTTATGACCAATCGACCGAAGTCGCTCTAACAAAAGGAGTAAATGCCAGACCACCATATATTGAAGTTCCGGCTGAAACAGATTATGTGGATAGCAAAAAGTATATGAGTGGCTTAAATCCATTTAGCGATAAGCGGCCTTTAAATGCGGTTGAAATTTCCTATTTGTATATGAATGTAATGACAAATTCAGTAGGTTCAAAATTGTGTATTGCTTTTGCCCAAACCTCACCAATTAAGGATGTGCAGGAATTCATGCTGCGGGGGAAACAAATCTCACAAAAGCATATTCAAATCTTTGTATCTAAATTGCTGAAAGACGATATTCAAACACCACAGGCTCCTGACGTGAGTGTCAGCAATTCAACAACAAAAACTTTTTCAGATAAATTAATGATGTTTCATATGTCCCTCATAAGTGCATCAGGGATCGGAAACTATTCAACTGCCTCTTCGGCTAGTCAGCGAAGTGATTTAGCAATCAATTATGAACGATTATCGCTAGAGGTAGCGCGTCTTGCAAAAAGTGGAGCCGATATCATGATTAAACACAATTGGCTTGAACAGCCACCAGGAGTCAAAGACCGGGAAAAATTAGCTAAGAGCGAGGAGAAGGGTTGA
- a CDS encoding DUF3231 family protein, whose amino-acid sequence MTNIPLSSTELGNLWQAYQEKSMKLHFLKNFIKNSNDKEVRSILQFADRIETENKKAIETIFRDEGVAIPVAFTGKDIDSNAPRLFDDHFHLMFIRMLSKILIGLYGLHSGMSYREDIYKLYNHFTSDSQTIYNKATQCLLKNNALARPPKIQMPDKVEFVQDTSYTSGLNPFGKKRALNSVEIGLVYQALEANITGIQMMTGFARVAENPEVKQYFERGKELAEKVISIMGGVLEEDGLQKPSPWSGVVSDSPISPFSDKIMMYTTNLLSMFGMGSNSVGAAFSFRNDLLLKMGQIMANTFDFAKDGGKIIIKQGWMEKPPHAADRTDPLKE is encoded by the coding sequence ATGACTAACATACCATTGTCGTCTACAGAGTTAGGTAATCTTTGGCAGGCCTATCAGGAAAAGTCAATGAAGCTGCATTTTTTAAAAAATTTCATTAAAAATTCTAATGATAAAGAAGTCCGATCTATTTTACAATTTGCTGATCGAATTGAGACAGAAAATAAAAAGGCCATTGAAACTATTTTCCGGGATGAGGGCGTTGCAATTCCAGTAGCCTTTACTGGAAAAGATATAGATAGCAATGCACCCCGATTATTTGATGATCATTTCCATCTGATGTTTATACGCATGTTGAGCAAAATTTTGATTGGGCTTTATGGCCTTCACTCGGGAATGTCCTATCGGGAGGATATTTACAAACTATACAATCATTTCACTTCGGATAGCCAAACAATTTATAATAAAGCTACACAGTGTCTGCTAAAGAATAATGCTTTAGCCCGTCCACCCAAAATCCAAATGCCTGACAAGGTTGAATTTGTCCAGGATACAAGCTATACAAGCGGATTGAATCCCTTTGGTAAAAAACGGGCACTTAATTCAGTCGAAATAGGTTTAGTGTACCAGGCTCTAGAAGCAAACATTACTGGAATCCAAATGATGACTGGTTTTGCACGAGTTGCTGAAAACCCTGAAGTTAAACAGTATTTTGAACGAGGCAAAGAACTTGCGGAAAAGGTGATATCCATTATGGGCGGGGTTTTGGAAGAAGATGGTCTGCAAAAGCCATCCCCCTGGTCAGGAGTCGTCTCCGATTCACCTATTTCGCCGTTTTCTGATAAAATCATGATGTATACTACGAATTTATTATCAATGTTTGGAATGGGAAGCAATTCAGTTGGGGCAGCATTCAGCTTTCGAAATGACCTGCTTCTAAAAATGGGGCAAATCATGGCGAATACGTTCGACTTCGCTAAAGATGGAGGAAAGATTATCATTAAACAAGGTTGGATGGAAAAACCCCCTCATGCCGCGGATCGAACAGACCCATTAAAAGAATAA
- a CDS encoding GNAT family N-acetyltransferase → MATGEEIYMDLPTPETERLVLRRLKAGDAKDLFEYASEPKVSHYVP, encoded by the coding sequence TTGGCTACGGGTGAAGAAATTTATATGGACTTACCTACCCCAGAAACCGAACGTTTAGTACTTAGAAGGCTCAAGGCGGGAGATGCGAAAGATTTATTTGAATATGCTTCAGAGCCAAAAGTATCCCATTATGTCCCGTGA
- a CDS encoding GNAT family N-acetyltransferase, producing MIESERCWLEFFRQSDCDDVEKLYRNPRVRRYLGGVPSEDLIDKSLYDMLHPDGDSFYWMAREKQSKESMGLISLDPHHEGVNLEISFQFLPEWWGAGFATEAVQSIIHYAFNDLKLSKVVAETQTANTSSRRLLEGIGMNFEKTIIRFGEEQAVYCIEP from the coding sequence TTGATTGAATCGGAAAGGTGTTGGCTTGAATTTTTTCGACAGAGCGATTGCGATGATGTGGAAAAGCTATACCGAAACCCTCGGGTTAGAAGGTACCTTGGCGGGGTGCCATCTGAAGACCTCATTGACAAATCTTTATACGATATGCTCCATCCAGATGGGGACTCTTTCTACTGGATGGCCAGAGAAAAGCAATCAAAGGAGTCTATGGGATTGATCTCGCTTGATCCCCATCACGAAGGCGTTAACCTCGAAATTTCCTTTCAATTTTTACCAGAATGGTGGGGAGCAGGTTTTGCAACTGAAGCAGTTCAATCAATCATTCATTATGCTTTCAATGATTTAAAACTTTCTAAAGTGGTTGCGGAAACCCAAACTGCGAATACTTCCTCCAGAAGGCTGTTGGAGGGGATAGGCATGAATTTTGAGAAAACGATCATCAGATTTGGTGAAGAGCAGGCAGTTTATTGCATTGAACCTTAA
- a CDS encoding tubby C-terminal domain-like protein, whose protein sequence is MYEYRFYNTISTKASSVYDENTNEIGTITKKYANPIQKIGDILLNGRFFVNYELKNTNHQVVFQSKKELNPLKRRQYYINYSQNDTDYSVHLVDKKSFNVGQNTTFTFNEETYELEQAVMDWARIKKDGSIVAEWKSSLKPPFKAYFNLIDKEYENDILFLLGIFHTYLHAA, encoded by the coding sequence ATGTACGAATACAGATTTTATAATACAATTTCTACAAAGGCATCTTCTGTCTATGATGAGAACACCAATGAAATTGGAACTATCACAAAGAAATACGCCAATCCAATTCAAAAAATCGGAGACATTCTGTTGAATGGCAGATTTTTTGTTAATTACGAATTAAAGAATACAAATCATCAAGTAGTGTTTCAATCGAAAAAAGAATTGAATCCATTAAAGAGAAGACAATATTACATTAATTATAGTCAAAATGATACCGACTATTCTGTGCACTTGGTAGATAAAAAATCTTTCAATGTAGGGCAAAATACTACCTTTACATTTAATGAAGAAACGTATGAATTGGAACAGGCAGTGATGGACTGGGCCCGAATAAAAAAAGACGGATCAATTGTTGCTGAATGGAAGTCGTCACTCAAACCACCATTCAAAGCCTATTTCAACTTGATCGATAAAGAATATGAAAATGACATATTATTTCTGCTCGGAATTTTCCATACATACCTTCACGCAGCATAA
- the tnpC gene encoding IS66 family transposase, with amino-acid sequence MEKEELEAKIKWYEEQFRLSQQRQFGSSSEKTNPDQLSLFNEAEASADSTVEEPTIEIITYKRKKQRGQRDGKLENLPSETIEYRLPTGEQACSCCGGELHEMSTEVRREIEIIPAQAKVKKHVRYVYSCRHCERNEIETPIVTAIAPAPVYPGSLASPSAMAYTMTQKYVESMPLYRQEKHLERFGLSISRQTLANWIVYGANTWLNLIYDEMYVHLLRQDIVHADETTLQVLSEPERPATSTSYIWMYRTGREGPPIIMYDYQQTRASKHPRRFLENFHGYLHVDGYAGYNGIADVTLVGCWAHARRKFTEALKALPESASTSAVKGKEGLAFCNQLFQIERDLKDVSPVERYEQRLERSQPVLEAFSAWLREQTPRVLPKSALGQAIKYCRNQWDRLGSFMKDGRLEIDNNRGERSIKPFVIGRKNWLFSNTAKGAKSSAIIYSVVETAKENGLNPFNYLSYLFETLPNVDTTDKNNLVQLLPWSPTIPMECRVPNKSK; translated from the coding sequence ATGGAAAAGGAAGAGCTGGAGGCAAAAATAAAATGGTATGAGGAGCAGTTTCGTCTAAGCCAGCAACGTCAATTCGGTTCATCCAGTGAGAAAACCAATCCAGATCAACTCTCCCTTTTCAACGAAGCTGAGGCTTCAGCTGACTCAACAGTTGAAGAACCGACTATTGAAATCATTACATATAAACGAAAGAAACAGCGTGGCCAACGTGATGGAAAGCTTGAAAACCTGCCTTCGGAAACGATTGAATATCGTTTACCAACTGGGGAACAGGCTTGTTCGTGTTGCGGTGGTGAACTGCATGAAATGAGTACCGAAGTACGCAGGGAGATAGAAATTATCCCTGCACAAGCAAAAGTAAAGAAGCATGTTCGCTATGTTTATAGTTGCCGTCACTGTGAACGCAATGAAATTGAGACACCGATTGTAACAGCAATTGCACCTGCGCCTGTTTATCCGGGGAGCTTGGCTTCCCCGTCAGCTATGGCTTATACGATGACGCAAAAATATGTAGAAAGCATGCCGTTATACCGGCAAGAGAAACATTTAGAACGTTTCGGACTGTCTATCTCACGTCAGACTCTAGCAAATTGGATTGTATACGGCGCAAATACTTGGCTTAATCTCATTTACGATGAAATGTATGTACATCTCTTGAGACAGGATATTGTTCATGCGGACGAAACGACCTTGCAGGTTCTTTCCGAACCAGAGCGCCCTGCCACTTCAACTTCCTACATATGGATGTATCGTACAGGAAGAGAAGGTCCACCAATTATCATGTATGACTATCAGCAAACCCGTGCTAGCAAACACCCGAGGCGTTTTCTAGAAAACTTCCATGGATATTTGCATGTGGATGGGTATGCTGGATACAACGGAATTGCCGATGTAACCTTGGTTGGCTGCTGGGCGCACGCACGTCGCAAATTTACAGAAGCCTTAAAGGCGCTCCCTGAATCCGCGAGTACTTCTGCCGTTAAAGGCAAGGAAGGCTTGGCATTTTGTAACCAACTTTTTCAAATTGAACGTGATCTAAAGGACGTCAGTCCTGTAGAACGTTATGAGCAAAGATTAGAACGTAGCCAGCCAGTGCTGGAGGCTTTTTCAGCATGGCTTCGTGAACAAACACCACGTGTTCTGCCAAAAAGTGCACTTGGTCAAGCAATCAAATATTGTCGTAACCAATGGGATCGTTTGGGGTCATTTATGAAGGACGGCCGTTTGGAAATAGATAATAACCGTGGAGAACGCTCTATCAAGCCTTTCGTAATCGGCCGCAAAAACTGGCTTTTTAGCAATACCGCAAAAGGAGCTAAGTCTAGTGCGATAATATATAGCGTTGTCGAGACAGCCAAGGAAAATGGATTAAATCCATTTAACTATCTCAGCTATCTGTTCGAGACACTTCCCAATGTTGATACGACAGATAAAAATAACTTGGTTCAGTTGCTGCCATGGTCACCAACAATTCCAATGGAATGTCGCGTTCCAAATAAATCTAAATAA
- the tnpB gene encoding IS66 family insertion sequence element accessory protein TnpB (TnpB, as the term is used for proteins encoded by IS66 family insertion elements, is considered an accessory protein, since TnpC, encoded by a neighboring gene, is a DDE family transposase.) produces the protein MLTNSQFERVYIARGNTDLRKSIDGLAVIVKECFELDPFSPCLFVFCNRKRDKLKILQWEHNGFWLHYRRLERGTFHWPSEKEATPLHISQRQLRWLLDGLPIEQRQAHREVKARTIL, from the coding sequence ATGCTAACAAATTCTCAGTTTGAACGTGTTTATATAGCCCGTGGCAATACAGATCTTCGCAAATCGATTGATGGACTAGCGGTCATTGTGAAAGAATGCTTTGAACTTGATCCCTTTTCTCCTTGCTTGTTCGTCTTCTGCAATCGAAAACGTGATAAGTTAAAAATTCTTCAGTGGGAGCACAATGGTTTTTGGCTTCATTACCGAAGGTTAGAACGCGGGACATTCCATTGGCCTTCTGAAAAGGAGGCCACACCACTGCATATAAGTCAACGCCAACTTCGTTGGCTGTTGGATGGCTTACCCATTGAACAAAGACAAGCACATCGGGAAGTGAAGGCGCGCACCATACTTTAG
- the tnpA gene encoding IS66 family insertion sequence element accessory protein TnpA, whose amino-acid sequence MTLKDKRIEWKLRFDAWKESGLSIAKWCREHKLNEPQMYYWVQKFEREIKSPDQETSDTQWLTVDMKDEPAQISSQEPVFIHFGTISVEVRPGANMGLLSDVVQILQNQC is encoded by the coding sequence ATGACTTTAAAGGACAAAAGAATAGAATGGAAATTACGTTTTGATGCCTGGAAAGAAAGTGGATTGAGTATAGCTAAGTGGTGCCGGGAACATAAACTTAACGAACCTCAAATGTATTACTGGGTTCAGAAATTCGAGCGTGAGATAAAATCTCCTGATCAGGAAACATCTGATACGCAGTGGCTGACAGTCGACATGAAAGATGAGCCAGCACAGATTTCTAGTCAAGAACCCGTGTTTATTCACTTCGGTACCATTTCTGTTGAAGTACGCCCCGGTGCCAATATGGGACTGTTATCCGATGTCGTACAAATCCTACAAAATCAATGCTAA
- a CDS encoding class I SAM-dependent methyltransferase, with the protein MNNNWNKVIYKFWAPIYDRFFNAGDFLEVRKLTFQGVQLESGDKLLFVGVGTGPELELINHSELDVKAIDFSPDMLKKARDKFAGSSIEFILMDAQDMDFDNHSFVSVK; encoded by the coding sequence TTGAATAACAATTGGAATAAAGTGATATATAAATTCTGGGCACCAATTTATGATCGATTTTTTAATGCAGGTGATTTTCTTGAAGTCCGTAAATTAACTTTCCAAGGAGTACAGCTTGAAAGCGGGGATAAATTATTATTTGTTGGTGTTGGAACCGGCCCCGAACTGGAACTAATCAATCATTCCGAATTGGATGTTAAAGCCATCGATTTTTCACCAGATATGTTAAAGAAAGCGAGAGACAAATTTGCAGGATCCTCCATCGAATTTATCCTTATGGATGCCCAAGATATGGATTTTGATAATCACTCATTTGTAAGCGTCAAATAG